A DNA window from Comamonas fluminis contains the following coding sequences:
- the flgA gene encoding flagellar basal body P-ring formation chaperone FlgA: MSGRFSPFKPCRPLRGMAAAWGLGALLSGAAQAQDGAAQLSQIGQRFVDAALHQPSADSAQGSTDMPLRMEVQMGQLDSRLRLAACARVEPYLPAGSRLWGRTRLGLRCVEGAVPWNVFLPITVRAYGPAWVAQGNLPAGKTLSAEDAVSAEVDWAEDSAPVFANAQDFIGQVTIRPLTSGQALRQNMVRPPALFTAGAPVQVMVNGGGFSVSASGKAMAAAGAGQQVRVRMDNGRLVTGTVNANGVVFVQ, encoded by the coding sequence ATGTCTGGCCGCTTTTCCCCATTCAAACCATGCCGCCCTCTGCGGGGCATGGCTGCGGCATGGGGACTGGGTGCTCTGCTATCGGGTGCGGCACAAGCACAGGACGGCGCAGCCCAGCTGAGTCAGATTGGCCAGCGCTTTGTGGATGCAGCCCTGCACCAGCCTTCTGCCGACAGCGCACAGGGCAGCACCGACATGCCTTTGCGCATGGAGGTGCAGATGGGGCAGCTCGATTCACGCCTTCGCCTTGCCGCCTGTGCCCGCGTAGAGCCTTATCTTCCCGCTGGCAGCCGCCTGTGGGGCCGCACCCGCCTGGGTCTGCGCTGTGTTGAGGGGGCCGTTCCCTGGAATGTTTTCCTGCCCATCACTGTGCGTGCCTACGGCCCGGCCTGGGTGGCACAAGGCAATCTTCCCGCAGGCAAGACCTTGAGTGCGGAAGATGCTGTCTCTGCCGAGGTGGACTGGGCCGAAGACAGCGCCCCCGTGTTTGCCAATGCACAGGATTTCATTGGCCAGGTCACCATCCGACCGCTGACCTCGGGTCAGGCCCTGCGCCAGAACATGGTGCGCCCACCAGCCCTGTTCACAGCGGGTGCTCCCGTGCAGGTCATGGTCAATGGCGGCGGCTTCAGTGTTTCTGCCTCCGGCAAGGCCATGGCCGCCGCAGGCGCAGGACAGCAAGTACGGGTTCGCATGGATAATGGCCGCCTTGTCACTGGCACCGTCAATGCCAATGGCGTGGTTTTTGTTCAGTAA
- the flgC gene encoding flagellar basal body rod protein FlgC, whose product MSMFSIFNISGSAVSAQSQRLNVVASNLANVDAVAGPDGSVYKARQVVFQTVPMGNDGSAGVKVNAISEDSTPGRRIHDPSHPLADGEGYVTHSNVSAVDEMVNMISASRSYQNNVEVMNTAKTLLLKTLQMGQ is encoded by the coding sequence ATGTCGATGTTTTCCATCTTCAATATTTCGGGCAGCGCGGTCAGCGCCCAGTCTCAGCGGCTGAACGTCGTGGCCTCCAATCTGGCCAACGTCGATGCCGTGGCTGGCCCGGACGGCAGTGTTTACAAGGCGCGCCAGGTGGTGTTTCAGACCGTGCCCATGGGCAACGATGGCAGCGCAGGTGTCAAGGTCAACGCTATCAGCGAAGACAGCACGCCCGGCCGTCGCATTCATGACCCCAGCCACCCGCTGGCGGACGGCGAAGGCTATGTCACCCATTCCAACGTGAGCGCTGTGGACGAGATGGTCAACATGATCTCGGCCTCGCGCTCGTATCAGAACAACGTGGAAGTCATGAATACAGCCAAGACGCTGCTGCTCAAGACTTTGCAGATGGGCCAGTAA
- a CDS encoding flagellar hook assembly protein FlgD, with product MIYGTSSVDSTTTTTSSKSSVTDPNEAQDRFLKLLVAQLSNQDPMNPMDNAQMTSQMAQINTVTGIQQLNQTMQSMSGQFTAMQVLQGTSMIGRTVLTEGNTLGVAADGAHTAAFDLDAQAASVKVQITTATGELVDTIDLGAGTAGRNYFTWDGKDKYSGDTSQLRYSVTAANGTTAVASTTLAPHAVIATSASNGSLSLELDNGDSVAYSGVKAVY from the coding sequence ATGATTTACGGCACAAGCAGCGTGGACAGCACGACGACCACGACAAGCAGCAAGAGCTCGGTCACCGACCCCAATGAGGCGCAGGACCGGTTTCTGAAGCTGCTGGTGGCGCAGCTGAGCAATCAGGACCCCATGAACCCCATGGACAACGCACAGATGACCTCGCAGATGGCGCAAATCAACACTGTGACGGGCATTCAGCAGCTCAACCAGACCATGCAGTCCATGTCTGGCCAGTTCACCGCCATGCAGGTGCTGCAGGGCACGTCGATGATTGGCCGCACCGTGCTGACCGAGGGCAACACGCTGGGCGTGGCGGCCGATGGAGCCCATACGGCAGCGTTTGATCTGGATGCGCAGGCCGCCAGCGTCAAGGTGCAGATCACCACTGCCACGGGCGAGCTGGTGGACACCATTGATCTGGGCGCAGGCACCGCAGGGCGCAATTACTTCACCTGGGACGGCAAGGACAAGTACAGCGGCGATACCTCGCAGCTGCGCTACAGCGTGACTGCCGCCAACGGAACCACGGCAGTGGCTTCCACCACTCTGGCGCCCCATGCCGTGATTGCCACCAGCGCATCGAACGGCTCTTTGTCGCTGGAGCTGGACAACGGCGACAGCGTGGCTTATTCCGGCGTCAAGGCCGTTTACTGA
- the flgB gene encoding flagellar basal body rod protein FlgB: MLNKMTERLDFQSEALLLRAERQRAIASNIANADTPGYVARDFNFREALMAATNSPQALTQASTTAAGHIPLQAQTSDEALKAKLGYSVNSQPSLDNNTVDLDRERANFVDNSVRYEATLRFINGQAKTMLSAIQGQ, from the coding sequence ATGCTGAACAAAATGACCGAAAGACTGGACTTCCAGAGCGAGGCGCTGCTGCTGCGCGCCGAGCGCCAGCGCGCCATTGCCAGCAATATTGCCAACGCCGACACCCCCGGCTATGTGGCACGCGACTTCAATTTCCGGGAAGCCTTGATGGCTGCGACCAATAGCCCGCAGGCGTTGACCCAGGCCAGCACCACGGCAGCAGGCCATATTCCCTTGCAGGCGCAGACCTCTGATGAGGCCCTCAAGGCCAAGCTGGGCTACTCGGTCAACTCGCAGCCCAGTCTGGATAACAACACCGTGGATCTGGACCGTGAACGCGCCAACTTTGTGGACAACTCGGTGCGCTACGAGGCCACGCTGCGCTTTATCAACGGTCAGGCCAAGACCATGCTCAGTGCCATTCAAGGCCAGTAA
- the flgE gene encoding flagellar hook protein FlgE: MGFQQGLSGLNAASKNLDVIGHNIANSNTTGFKSSRADFAEMVASAIGSSSGQSSGIGVNVAAVSQQFRQGSITSTGNNLDIAINGNGFFVVKQSDGSTAYTRAGNFGLDKEGNLKTVDNDNVMGYMVDPETGKVQSGATPVPLSFPTGQPIAAKQTSKVDVELNLDARATLAAGDASATPPIEATPRATYGTSLNVYDTQGTAVPVNLYFEKDATGNTWNVFDSLDATAQPIGQAQFDASGKLSTVTPLNGTTGSGTTLNLSVSSSAANPNNLQSFNVAFDFGGLTQFGTKFAVSSLKQDGYTSGALTGINVGRDGSIVASYSNGVTRTEGQIALAAFTNTQGLGSVGNNKWVETADSGPALNGSAQTGTFGSLQSGALEESNVDLTAELVNMMTAQRSYQANAQTIKTQDQVFSTLVNLR; encoded by the coding sequence ATGGGTTTTCAACAAGGCCTCTCGGGCTTGAATGCCGCCAGCAAGAATCTGGACGTCATTGGCCACAACATCGCCAACTCCAACACCACGGGCTTTAAATCCTCTCGTGCCGACTTTGCCGAGATGGTGGCCAGTGCCATCGGCTCGTCCAGTGGCCAGAGTAGTGGCATTGGCGTGAATGTGGCGGCGGTATCTCAGCAGTTCCGCCAGGGCTCCATCACATCCACGGGCAACAATCTGGACATCGCCATCAATGGCAATGGCTTCTTTGTCGTCAAGCAAAGTGATGGCAGCACGGCCTATACCCGCGCAGGCAACTTTGGTCTGGACAAAGAGGGCAACCTCAAGACCGTGGATAACGACAACGTCATGGGTTACATGGTGGACCCTGAGACCGGCAAGGTGCAGTCGGGTGCCACCCCCGTGCCGCTGAGCTTTCCCACAGGTCAGCCTATTGCGGCCAAGCAGACCAGCAAGGTCGATGTCGAGCTGAATCTGGATGCGCGAGCCACGCTGGCTGCCGGTGATGCCAGCGCCACGCCTCCGATCGAAGCCACGCCACGCGCCACCTACGGTACCTCGCTCAATGTGTATGACACACAGGGCACGGCTGTCCCGGTGAATCTGTATTTTGAAAAAGACGCGACCGGCAATACCTGGAACGTCTTTGACTCGCTGGATGCAACGGCTCAGCCCATTGGGCAGGCCCAGTTTGATGCCAGCGGCAAGCTCAGCACGGTGACGCCACTGAATGGCACGACGGGTTCTGGCACCACGTTGAACCTGAGCGTCAGCAGCAGCGCGGCTAACCCCAATAACCTGCAGTCCTTCAATGTGGCGTTTGACTTTGGCGGCCTGACTCAGTTCGGCACCAAATTTGCCGTCAGCAGCCTCAAACAGGACGGCTATACCTCGGGTGCGCTGACGGGTATCAACGTGGGACGTGATGGTTCCATCGTGGCCTCGTACTCCAACGGCGTCACGCGCACCGAAGGTCAGATTGCACTGGCAGCGTTCACCAATACCCAGGGCCTGGGCTCGGTGGGCAACAACAAATGGGTTGAGACGGCCGATTCGGGCCCCGCGCTCAATGGTTCGGCTCAGACGGGAACCTTTGGTTCGCTGCAGTCGGGTGCGCTGGAAGAGTCCAACGTGGACCTGACGGCTGAGCTGGTCAACATGATGACGGCGCAGCGTTCCTATCAGGCCAATGCCCAGACCATCAAGACGCAAGACCAAGTGTTCTCCACTCTGGTGAATCTACGCTAA
- a CDS encoding flagellar basal body rod protein FlgF — translation MDKIIYTSMTGANAAAQRQAVLAHNLANAGTNGFRAEMSTFRSVPVQGSGAGTRVFALEATSGYVDTPGPAQRTGRALDAMAMGRAWFAVQGLDGQEAYTRNGVFEVSSEGQLVNSNGLAVLSDGGGPLDIPAESTIELASDGTLTAKSGNLPPVAIGRVKLVTPPEDAPLVRGDDGLFRSGQDGALPNDETARLLAGSVEGSNVNSVETMVGMIAASRQFEQQMKLLQTAETNDKSASQLLSLNG, via the coding sequence ATGGACAAGATTATTTATACGTCGATGACGGGCGCCAATGCGGCGGCTCAGCGTCAGGCCGTGCTGGCACACAACCTGGCCAATGCGGGTACCAATGGCTTTCGGGCCGAGATGTCCACATTCCGCTCGGTGCCGGTGCAAGGCTCGGGTGCAGGCACGCGTGTGTTTGCACTGGAGGCAACCTCTGGTTATGTCGATACCCCGGGTCCCGCGCAGCGTACTGGTCGTGCGCTGGATGCCATGGCCATGGGTCGTGCCTGGTTCGCTGTGCAGGGACTGGATGGTCAGGAAGCCTATACGCGCAACGGCGTGTTTGAAGTCTCGTCCGAAGGCCAGTTGGTAAACAGCAATGGTTTGGCGGTCCTTTCTGATGGAGGTGGGCCGCTCGATATTCCTGCAGAGTCGACGATAGAGTTGGCTTCTGATGGCACTTTGACTGCCAAAAGTGGGAACCTCCCGCCTGTTGCCATTGGTCGAGTTAAGTTGGTTACTCCACCTGAGGATGCTCCATTAGTGAGAGGAGACGACGGCTTGTTTCGTTCAGGTCAAGACGGGGCACTTCCAAATGATGAAACAGCACGCCTGCTTGCAGGGTCGGTAGAGGGTTCTAACGTGAATTCTGTCGAAACCATGGTCGGCATGATCGCCGCCTCGCGCCAGTTTGAGCAGCAGATGAAGCTGCTGCAGACCGCTGAAACCAACGACAAATCTGCTAGTCAGCTACTGAGTTTGAACGGTTAA